The following DNA comes from Nitrospirota bacterium.
CACCTCCCATTTGTTGATTCCTATCTCTCTGACAAGCAGTATCTCAACCTTCTTGCCTGAAGGTTTAATCGCTGTAATGCGGGCCGGGATGACCTTTGTATCATTTAATACAAGGAGGTCGGAGTCATTGATGTATTCAACTATATCGCTGAAAGCCCTGTGCTCCAGAGTCTGTTTTCCCCTGTCAATCACCAGCAGCCTGGATGAGTCCCGGACTGGCAGCGGATATTGGGCGATCTGGCCGGCAGGTATAAAGTAATCATAATCAGAGAGATTCATAATATGCTATATGGCATTCAGTGATAGATCCTGCGGGGATATGTCTTTAATACTGCCGTTTCTCTATGACAGTTCCGGGATAATAATGCGCGAGTATCTCCCTGTAGTCCTTGCCTTCTCTTGCCATCTCAAGCGCGCCCCACTGGCTCAGGCCGACGCCATGGCCCCATCCATTGCCCTCAAAGACCATGCCGTTACTCTCTTTTTTCAATAGAAAACTGGTGCTGGGAAGCTTGTTATATCCCATGAGTTTTCTTAATTCCGTTGCCTTGATCTCGGCGGCCTCATTATTGTCTTTAGCTATGCTAAGCGTCTTTACCCTGCCTGTAGAAGTAAATGAAGATATGGTGATATCTTTTATGCCGTTGATGTTCAGCGCTTTCCCTATATCTTCAAGAGTGAACTTTCTCTCCCAGTTCTCATACGGGGTATTTTTATTGTTGCATTCAACCGGCTTGAGATACGGGTAGCTCGTTCCCCAGACCTCTTCAGGCACCTCTGTCTTTCCGTAACATACAGAATGATACAAAGATTCAATAGGAGCCCCGTTGTAGGTCAATATCTCGCCTCCTGTTTCACTGACAGCGCGGGTGATCAGCGGGTCGTTGTTCTCATCTTTATAGAGCTGACTGAGAACACCGGAGGTCAGGTGAAACTCTTTCTCCCCGTTCGCCAGTTTATGGAAAACAGCATATGTCCTTGATATGACCGCCTGCGCCTTGAGCGCCTCTATCTCCCAATCCCTGCCGGCTTCAGAAGCGACAACTCCCTCAACATACTTTTCGAACGGGATGCTGTTGATGAACTGAAGCCCGTTGTTGTCCTTTTTTATTTCAAAGCTGCCGGTGTAATGCCTGCCGTTTAAAAAGAGCTTGCCGTTCAGGCTCCCGATATCTTTGGCGTCTTTTGAAGGAGCAGGCGTGATGGTGTCTTCATAGATGAGCACCTTGATATTATCTTCAGCCATGGACTGGCCGAAAGATAACAAGAGTATAAAAAGGATAATTATTAAGTAAAATGCGCGTTTCATTTCCTGCCGAAAAATAGAAATAGGATATAAATATTATACTTATTCTCTTAAGCTTTGTGCCTGTTCCTCTGCCTTTCTTTGCTTTCTGCCCTGCTGAATACGCATCCGCAGTATTTCTGCCTGTATAGGCCGAGTTCTTTGGCAGATGCCATGGATTCCCTGAAGAAGGGCCTGAAGTCTTTCAGATAAAAATCTATTCCATGCTTTGCAGATATCTTTTTTCCTGTGGCAGTCAGCTGATCAAAATCCTGATAAGGGCTGATAAGGAGTGTGGTTGAAAAGGCATCGAAACCTTTTTTTGACGCCTCCTCAGCGGTTTTGCCTAATCTAAGCTCATAACATGACCTGCAGCGGCCTGGGCTTTGTGGTATCAATGCAAGGTCTGTGCTTGTAACTCCCAGCATATCAAAATAATCTTCAGGACTGTAATCTTCAAAAAAAAGCATGTCGATATTTCTTTGCGACGCCAGCTTTTTCATTGACTGAAGCCTTGAATCATATTCTTCAAATGGATGAATGTTCGGATTGAACCAGAAACCCGTAAGGCTGTGCCCCTCGGTTTTTAATATCTCAAAAGGGTATATTGCGCAGTTGCCGCAGCATGTGTGGAGAAGGATATTCATTTAAAAGAGCCCGTCCGCCTTCTTCAGCCCGAAGTGTTCATACGCGAGTTTTGTGGCTATCCGGCCTCTCGGGCTTCTGTCTATAAAACCCTGCTGCAGCAGAAAAGGCTCGTAGACATCCTCTATCGTGTTCTTCTCTTCCTGTATCGACGCGGCAAGCGTATCAAGCCCGACAGGCCCGCCGCCGTACTTCTCTATTATCGTAAGAAGCAGCTTTCTGTCCATGAAGTCAAAACCCATTTTATCTACTCCCATAGCCTTGAGAGCCTCTTCCGTAATATTGAGGTCGATGATGCTGTTGTTCTTTACCTGCGCGAAATCTCTGATGCGCCGCAGGAGCCTGTTTGCTATACGGGGTGTGCCTCTTGACCTTATCGCTATCTCTGTAGTCGCGTCATCATCAATATTTGTATGGAGTATTCCTGTTGAGCGTGAGAGTATGCGCTTCAGGTCATCAGGTGAATAGAAATCCAGCCTGTTGATCACACCGAAGCGGTCTCTAAGCGGTGATGTGAGAAGGCCGGTTCTTGTTGTTGCGCCAACCAGAGTGAACTTCGGCAGGTTAAGTTTGACCGTCCTTGCGCTCGGCCCCTGTCCTATGATGATATCGAGCTGGTAATCCTCCATCGCCGGATAAAGCACCTCTTCGGCGATCCTCGGGAGCCTGTGTATCTCATCTATGAAGAGTATATCTTTCTTGCCCAGATTGGTGAGAACCGCGACAAGGTCGCCGGGCCTCTCAAGCACAGGGCCTGATGTGACCTTGATATCTACGCCTAATTCAGAAGCTATGATATGAGCAAGCGTTGTCTTGCCAAGACCCGGAGGGCCGCAGAAGAGGACATGGTCGAGCGCCTCGTCCCTTTGTTTCGCAGCCTGTATAAAGACCTTCAGGTTCTCTTTGATATTATGCTGGCCGACAAACTCGTCAAATGACCTTGGCCGCATGCTCAGCTCAAAGCCGAAGTCCTCTTCTATCGCCTCAGGTGTTATATCTCTTTCAGGAGTATCGCTCATTGTATAAGTTGTTTGTCATTCCGAATCCCTTTAGGGTGAGGAATCCTGGCTGTTATAAAGTGTTCAAGGTTTCTCCCTTTGGTCGAAATGACATTTCAATAAAAGATATCAGTCGAATTCACTATTTATTTTCTCGTCAATATTTTGAGCGCG
Coding sequences within:
- a CDS encoding SpoIID/LytB domain-containing protein, with the translated sequence MKRAFYLIIILFILLLSFGQSMAEDNIKVLIYEDTITPAPSKDAKDIGSLNGKLFLNGRHYTGSFEIKKDNNGLQFINSIPFEKYVEGVVASEAGRDWEIEALKAQAVISRTYAVFHKLANGEKEFHLTSGVLSQLYKDENNDPLITRAVSETGGEILTYNGAPIESLYHSVCYGKTEVPEEVWGTSYPYLKPVECNNKNTPYENWERKFTLEDIGKALNINGIKDITISSFTSTGRVKTLSIAKDNNEAAEIKATELRKLMGYNKLPSTSFLLKKESNGMVFEGNGWGHGVGLSQWGALEMAREGKDYREILAHYYPGTVIEKRQY
- a CDS encoding epoxyqueuosine reductase QueH, which gives rise to MNILLHTCCGNCAIYPFEILKTEGHSLTGFWFNPNIHPFEEYDSRLQSMKKLASQRNIDMLFFEDYSPEDYFDMLGVTSTDLALIPQSPGRCRSCYELRLGKTAEEASKKGFDAFSTTLLISPYQDFDQLTATGKKISAKHGIDFYLKDFRPFFRESMASAKELGLYRQKYCGCVFSRAESKERQRNRHKA
- the ruvB gene encoding Holliday junction branch migration DNA helicase RuvB, with amino-acid sequence MSDTPERDITPEAIEEDFGFELSMRPRSFDEFVGQHNIKENLKVFIQAAKQRDEALDHVLFCGPPGLGKTTLAHIIASELGVDIKVTSGPVLERPGDLVAVLTNLGKKDILFIDEIHRLPRIAEEVLYPAMEDYQLDIIIGQGPSARTVKLNLPKFTLVGATTRTGLLTSPLRDRFGVINRLDFYSPDDLKRILSRSTGILHTNIDDDATTEIAIRSRGTPRIANRLLRRIRDFAQVKNNSIIDLNITEEALKAMGVDKMGFDFMDRKLLLTIIEKYGGGPVGLDTLAASIQEEKNTIEDVYEPFLLQQGFIDRSPRGRIATKLAYEHFGLKKADGLF